CTTCCCTGTGATTATCGCGCCGGCGTGACCCATCCTGCGGCCCGGAGGGGCTGTGCGGCCGACGATGAGAGCTGCAACGGGCTTCTTTAGCTCGGACTTTATGTACTCAGCGGCCTCCTGCTCGCGGGAGCCGCCGATCTCGCCGATGAGGACGATGCCCTCGGTCTCCTTATCGTCCCTGAACATCTTCAGAACATCGACAAACGTCGTGCCGTTGACGGGGTCTCCGCCGATGCCCACGCATGTGGACTGGCCGATGCCCAGGCCGGTGAGCTGGCCGACGGCTTCGTAGGTCAGCGTGCCGCTGCGGGAAACGACGCCTATCTTGCCGGGTTTGTGAATGCTGCCGGGCATGATGCCCATCTTGCACTTTGCACCGGGGGTGATTACGCCCGGGCAGTTGGGGCCGATAACGCGAGAGTGCGTCTGGCTGCGAACGTAGCGCATGACCTTGATGGAATCGTGCACGGGTATGCCTTCGGTAATGCAGGCGACGACGCCTAGCCCGGCGTCCACCGCCTCAACGATGGCGTCACCCGCGAACGGCGGGGGGACGAAGATCATCGAGGCGTTGGACTTCGTTGTGGCCACGGCCTGCTCGACGGTATTGAAGACGGGCACTGTGCCTTCGAAGAGCGTTCCGCCCTTGCCGGGCGTGACGCCGGCGACGACGTTCGTGCCGTATTCCATGCACTTCTTCGCGTGGTAGCCGCCCTCTTTGCCGGTGATGCCCTGCACGAGCAGTCGGGTGTTCTTATCTACAAGTATGCTCATCTAGCGCTGCTCCAAGCCCTACCGGCCCTTGAGGGCGTCGGCTGCTTCAATAAGATTGTTAACGAGAGTGACCTTCAGCCTGGACTCAGCGAGGAGCTTGCGTCCCTCCTCGTTGTTGGTGCCGAGCATGCGGACGACCGTCGGGCGCATGCCGGATGGATTCTCCTCGGATACCTTGAGAATTCCCCTGGCGACGATATCGCACTTAAGGATGCCGCCGAAGATGTTGATCAGCACCTTCTTGACGTTCGGGTCGGAGTTGATGATCCTCATGGCCTGCGCGACCTTCTCCTCGTCGGCGCCGCCGCCCACGTCCAGGAAGTTCGCGGGGCCGGCGCCCGCCTCGCGGGTGACGTCCATCGTAGCCATCGCCAGGCCCGCGCCGTTGACCATGCAGCCGATGTCGCCGTCCAGCTTCACGTAGCTGATGCCGTACTTCGCGGCCTGCGCCTCGAGGGCGTCCATCTGCTCGGGGTCGTCCATCTCCTTCAGGTCCGCGTGGCGGAAGAGGGAGTCGTCCTCAAGGTTGATCTTCGCGTCGGCGGCGAGGACGCGGCCGTCCTCGGTCACAACGAGTGGGTTGATCTCAATCAGGGTCAGATCGTTCTTCTGGAAGATGTTATAGAGCTTCGAAAGCATGTCAGCGACCGGGCGTACCTGCTCTGCAGTGACGTTGAGGCCATAGGCCACCTTGCGGCCCTGGTAGGGCATGAAGCCGAGGACGGGATCTATAACGATGCGCATGAGCTTTTCGGGGTGCTTCTCGGCCACCTCTTCGATGTCCATGCCGCCAGCCTCGCTGGCCATGACGACGACGCCACGGGCGGCGCCATCGATGACCATGCTCGCGTACAGCTCCCGCTTGATGGCGATGGCCTCTTCGACGAGCACCTTGCGAACGGGGACGCCTTCGGGGCCGGTCTGGAAGGTAACGAGCTGCCTGCCGAGCATACCTGCGGCGGCCTTCTCCGCCTCTGCCGGGGTGGAGACCACCTTCACTCCGCCGGCCTTGCCTCGACCGCCCGCGTGGACCTGCGCCTTCACCACCACCTTGCCGCCGATGGACGCCGCGGCATCCTTCGCCTCCGCGGCGGTTGCGGCCACGATGCCTTTGGGCA
This genomic stretch from SAR202 cluster bacterium harbors:
- the sucD gene encoding succinate--CoA ligase subunit alpha, whose amino-acid sequence is MSILVDKNTRLLVQGITGKEGGYHAKKCMEYGTNVVAGVTPGKGGTLFEGTVPVFNTVEQAVATTKSNASMIFVPPPFAGDAIVEAVDAGLGVVACITEGIPVHDSIKVMRYVRSQTHSRVIGPNCPGVITPGAKCKMGIMPGSIHKPGKIGVVSRSGTLTYEAVGQLTGLGIGQSTCVGIGGDPVNGTTFVDVLKMFRDDKETEGIVLIGEIGGSREQEAAEYIKSELKKPVAALIVGRTAPPGRRMGHAGAIITGKAARADDKIRALSAAGAAIIPTPAHIGRTVKEMMGVKA
- the sucC gene encoding ADP-forming succinate--CoA ligase subunit beta — translated: MKIHEYQAKKILSQGGVPVPKGIVAATAAEAKDAAASIGGKVVVKAQVHAGGRGKAGGVKVVSTPAEAEKAAAGMLGRQLVTFQTGPEGVPVRKVLVEEAIAIKRELYASMVIDGAARGVVVMASEAGGMDIEEVAEKHPEKLMRIVIDPVLGFMPYQGRKVAYGLNVTAEQVRPVADMLSKLYNIFQKNDLTLIEINPLVVTEDGRVLAADAKINLEDDSLFRHADLKEMDDPEQMDALEAQAAKYGISYVKLDGDIGCMVNGAGLAMATMDVTREAGAGPANFLDVGGGADEEKVAQAMRIINSDPNVKKVLINIFGGILKCDIVARGILKVSEENPSGMRPTVVRMLGTNNEEGRKLLAESRLKVTLVNNLIEAADALKGR